In Lepus europaeus isolate LE1 chromosome 9, mLepTim1.pri, whole genome shotgun sequence, the following are encoded in one genomic region:
- the LOC133766205 gene encoding vomeronasal type-1 receptor 90-like yields MFFSSKNENKDLFSSFIAIRNVFYPEVSIGIAANAFLLLFHILWFFLKHRPRPTDLAIGHLALIHLVMLITIGLIATDIFESQELWDDITCKVIIYSYQVTRSLSLSTTCLLSVLQAITLSPRSSCLAKFKRTSSHHNMCGFLFLWVFNLSISARFLTSTVATKNCTSHSLMFVTKSCSLWPLIYLPRYTFSILWIFRDVSLVGLMAISSGYMVTLLCRHKRRSQHLHSTNLSPRASPEHRATQTILLLMIVFVLLYLTDCIVFSFSGLWWKNDPVHLCVQLLVGNSYATIGPLLFISSEKRMFKLFKFMWEKESVCLFRNK; encoded by the coding sequence ATGTTTTTCTCCTCTAAAAATgagaacaaagatttattttccagttttattgccataaggaatgttttttatcctGAAGTCAGCATTGGGATCGCAGCCAAcgccttccttcttctcttccacATCCTCTGGTTCTTTCTCAAGCACAGGCCCAGGCCCACCGACCTGGCCATTGGGCACCTGGCCCTCATCCACCTGGTGATGCTCATCACCATAGGGTTGATAGCCACAGACATTTTTGAGTCTCAGGAGTTATGGGACGACATCACATGTAAAGTTATCATCTACTCATACCAGGTGACACGGAGCCTCTCCCTGAGCACCACCTGCCTGCTGAGTGTCCTCCAGGCCATCACCCTCAGCCCCAGGAGCTCCTGTTTGGCAAAGTTCAAGCGCACATCCTCACATCACAACATGTGTGGGTTTCTCTTCCTATGGGTCTTCAATTTGTCCATCAGCGCTCGTTTCTTAACCTCCACTGTTGCCACCAAAAATTGTACGTCCCACAGTCTTATGTTTGTCACAAAATCCTGCTCTCTTTGGCCCCTGATCTACTTACCCaggtacacattttccatattgTGGATCTTCAGGGATGTCTCCCTTGTAGGGCTCATGGCCATCTCTAGTGGGTACATGGTGACTCTCCTGTGCAGGCACAAGAGGCGGTCCCAGCACCTTCACAGCACCAACCTCTCTCCAAGAGCCTCCCCAGAGCACAGGGCAACCCAGACCATTCTGCTGCTCATGATCGTCTTTGTGCTCCTGTACTTGACGGACTGCATTGTGTTCTCATTCTCAGGGTTGTGGTGGAAAAATGACCCAGTTCACCTTTGCGTTCAGTTGTTAGTGGGCAATAGCTATGCCACCATTGGTCCTTTGTTGTTCATCAGTAGTGAAAAACGAATGTTCAAGCTTTTCAAATTCATGTGGGAAAAGGAAAGTGTGTGTTTGTTCAGGAATAAATAA